In Sphingobacterium sp. lm-10, one DNA window encodes the following:
- a CDS encoding Glu/Leu/Phe/Val dehydrogenase dimerization domain-containing protein, which yields MKGLLSTFEDKCPEIVFEWKDTETEAEGWIVINSLRGGAAGGGTRMRLGLDRHEVVGLAKTMEVKFTVSGPAIGGAKSGINFDPSDPRRYGVLDRWFKVVTPLLKAYYGTGGDLNVDEIHDVIPLTEQYGLWHPQEGVLHGHFNVRENARIHQIGQLRYGVSKVIEDALYSPDLKRKYRIADMITGYGVAESIQHFFSLYDGSCIGKRAIIQGWGNVAASAAFYLARMGVRVVGIIDRVGGLINPEGFTMEQIEKLFLDRDGNVLSSDQLRPFEEINEEIWQVGAEIFVPAAASRLVSKDNVEVLIAHGLELIASGANVPFADREIFYGPVMEFADSRVAVIPDFIANCGMARVFSYLMQPNIEISDDAIFSDVSNVIFNALSAIRKEQADGLLMSSKAYELALKQLVPAFPESEQLVKVEL from the coding sequence ATGAAAGGGTTATTGTCAACTTTCGAGGACAAATGTCCCGAAATCGTTTTTGAGTGGAAGGATACCGAAACAGAAGCAGAGGGATGGATTGTTATCAATTCACTTCGCGGTGGTGCCGCCGGTGGTGGCACGCGCATGCGTTTGGGGCTGGATCGGCACGAAGTGGTCGGCCTGGCAAAGACAATGGAGGTGAAGTTTACGGTTTCCGGACCCGCCATTGGTGGCGCGAAGTCTGGGATCAATTTCGACCCTTCCGATCCTCGGCGTTATGGTGTGTTGGATCGATGGTTTAAGGTGGTGACACCTTTACTTAAAGCCTACTATGGTACGGGTGGAGACCTCAACGTAGATGAGATCCATGATGTAATTCCCCTTACGGAGCAATACGGATTGTGGCATCCGCAGGAAGGTGTATTGCACGGGCATTTTAATGTGCGGGAAAATGCGCGCATTCATCAAATTGGCCAATTGCGGTACGGCGTTTCTAAGGTGATTGAAGATGCTTTGTACAGCCCTGATCTGAAACGTAAATACAGAATAGCCGATATGATCACGGGATACGGCGTAGCCGAATCTATTCAGCATTTCTTTTCGTTGTACGATGGATCGTGTATAGGCAAGCGGGCAATAATTCAAGGATGGGGCAATGTGGCTGCTTCTGCGGCATTCTATCTTGCACGAATGGGCGTTCGTGTAGTGGGTATTATTGATCGAGTGGGAGGGCTTATCAATCCAGAAGGCTTTACTATGGAGCAGATCGAGAAATTGTTTTTAGATCGTGATGGGAATGTACTTTCATCAGACCAGCTTAGGCCTTTCGAAGAAATCAACGAGGAAATATGGCAGGTTGGGGCAGAAATATTCGTGCCTGCGGCGGCATCACGTCTTGTTTCAAAAGATAATGTAGAAGTACTTATAGCGCATGGCCTGGAACTTATCGCATCTGGAGCAAATGTTCCTTTTGCTGATCGGGAGATATTTTATGGTCCGGTCATGGAATTTGCAGATAGTAGGGTCGCTGTGATTCCAGATTTTATTGCTAACTGTGGCATGGCGCGTGTATTTTCGTATCTCATGCAGCCAAATATTGAAATTAGCGATGATGCTATATTTTCAGATGTGTCCAATGTGATCTTTAATGCTTTATCTGCTATCAGGAAAGAACAGGCAGATGGTCTATTAATGTCGTCTAAAGCCTACGAATTAGCTTTGAAGCAGCTAGTCCCAGCTTTTCCAGAGTCTGAACAGCTAGTGAAGGTGGAATTATAA
- the hppD gene encoding 4-hydroxyphenylpyruvate dioxygenase, which produces MAQSFAEKISHAADFLPINGTDHIEFYVGNAKQAAHFYKTAFGFQSEAYAGPETGVRDRCSYVLKQHKIRLVLTTALHSDHLISEHVKKHGDGVKILALWVDDAYKSFEETVNRGARVYQEPQELSDEHGVVRTAGIYTYGETVHLFVERKNYQGPFMPGFQTWKSDYNPEETGLLYIDHCVGNVGWDRMNATVEWYQDVMGFVNILSFDDKQINTEYSALMSKVMSNGNGYVKFPINEPAEGKKKSQIEEYLDYYEGEGVQHAALATNDIVSTVRELKSRGVEFLSAPPESYYDMLPDRVGAIEEEVKTIQDLGIMVDRDEEGYLLQIFTKPIEDRPTLFYEIIQRKGAQSFGAGNFKALFEAIEREQEKRGNL; this is translated from the coding sequence ATGGCACAATCATTTGCCGAAAAAATCTCGCACGCTGCAGATTTTTTGCCGATCAATGGCACAGATCACATCGAATTTTACGTAGGCAATGCAAAACAGGCAGCGCATTTTTACAAAACTGCCTTTGGTTTTCAATCCGAAGCATATGCCGGGCCGGAAACCGGAGTTCGGGATCGCTGTTCCTATGTTTTAAAGCAGCATAAAATTCGACTAGTACTCACTACTGCCCTACATTCCGACCACCTCATATCAGAACATGTGAAGAAGCATGGCGATGGCGTAAAAATTCTAGCGCTATGGGTAGACGATGCCTACAAATCTTTCGAAGAAACAGTCAATCGTGGAGCGCGCGTCTATCAGGAACCACAGGAACTATCCGACGAGCATGGGGTCGTGCGAACCGCAGGAATTTATACCTACGGGGAGACTGTTCACTTGTTTGTCGAGCGCAAGAATTACCAAGGGCCCTTTATGCCTGGGTTTCAGACTTGGAAAAGCGATTATAATCCAGAAGAAACGGGACTGCTCTATATCGACCATTGTGTAGGCAACGTGGGTTGGGATCGCATGAACGCGACAGTAGAATGGTATCAGGATGTGATGGGGTTTGTGAATATTTTATCCTTTGATGATAAGCAGATCAATACCGAATATTCTGCACTGATGAGTAAAGTGATGAGCAATGGCAATGGTTATGTAAAATTTCCTATTAACGAGCCTGCCGAAGGTAAAAAGAAATCACAGATTGAGGAATACTTAGATTATTATGAAGGCGAGGGCGTACAACATGCCGCATTGGCTACCAATGATATTGTGTCTACTGTGCGGGAACTGAAATCCCGAGGGGTTGAGTTCTTGTCTGCTCCGCCAGAAAGTTATTACGATATGCTGCCAGACCGTGTTGGCGCGATAGAAGAAGAAGTGAAAACCATTCAGGATTTAGGAATCATGGTCGACCGGGATGAGGAAGGTTATCTCTTGCAGATCTTTACCAAACCAATAGAAGACCGGCCAACCTTATTTTATGAAATTATCCAGCGAAAAGGAGCACAAAGTTTTGGTGCAGGTAATTTCAAAGCACTTTTTGAGGCGATCGAACGGGAACAGGAAAAGCGTGGTAATCTATAA
- a CDS encoding copper resistance protein NlpE, protein MRYIFSYLIGIAVLTGCGQSNTDKANDAATSEESMGATSSEEGAAPIAETTGEWPGTYEGVLPCADCSGIKTTVVLNSNDTFRITEDYADSDYKVDDNGRIMWHDGGKVAHLKGTTIDTKFKVGKDNLKQLGEDEKEITGALAEHYVLKKIKEAELPTE, encoded by the coding sequence ATGAGATACATCTTCAGTTACTTAATAGGAATAGCCGTCTTAACAGGATGCGGGCAGTCTAATACAGATAAAGCCAATGACGCAGCTACGTCAGAAGAATCAATGGGAGCCACTTCTTCAGAAGAGGGAGCAGCGCCAATCGCCGAAACTACGGGCGAATGGCCCGGTACGTATGAAGGCGTATTACCTTGTGCAGATTGCTCTGGTATCAAAACTACGGTAGTATTAAATAGCAACGACACGTTTCGCATTACAGAGGATTACGCAGATAGCGACTATAAAGTGGACGATAATGGGCGCATTATGTGGCATGACGGAGGTAAAGTGGCTCACCTAAAGGGTACGACTATCGATACTAAATTCAAAGTTGGTAAAGATAATTTGAAACAGCTGGGTGAAGATGAGAAGGAGATAACTGGTGCTCTGGCTGAGCACTATGTTTTGAAGAAAATCAAGGAGGCGGAGCTACCGACCGAATAA
- a CDS encoding glutathione peroxidase has product MMQTFYDLSAHKPNGETLAMDSLRGQVVLIVNTATKCGLAPQFEGLEKLHQKYGKRGLVVLGFPCDQFGNQEPETDQNMETTCQINHGVTFQLMAKSDVNGADTNPIFQYLKKNLSGFLGARIKWNFTKFLVDKNGKPVKRFSPITKPQALEAEIQKLL; this is encoded by the coding sequence ATGATGCAAACATTTTATGATTTAAGTGCCCACAAGCCTAATGGTGAGACACTGGCTATGGACAGCTTACGCGGTCAAGTGGTTTTGATTGTGAATACAGCTACTAAATGTGGCCTAGCACCCCAGTTTGAGGGCTTAGAAAAGCTGCATCAAAAATATGGCAAGCGAGGGTTGGTTGTACTTGGCTTCCCTTGCGATCAATTTGGTAATCAGGAACCCGAAACCGACCAAAATATGGAGACCACTTGCCAAATTAATCACGGGGTCACTTTTCAGCTGATGGCAAAGTCAGATGTGAATGGCGCCGACACAAATCCTATATTTCAATACCTTAAAAAGAATCTATCTGGGTTTTTGGGTGCTCGTATCAAATGGAATTTTACCAAATTCCTAGTAGATAAAAATGGAAAACCTGTTAAAAGATTTTCACCGATTACCAAACCACAGGCGTTGGAAGCGGAGATACAAAAACTCTTATGA
- a CDS encoding pyridoxamine 5'-phosphate oxidase family protein — MSTENLHNQEAIDKLKELVDKIDIGMLGSYPSGSSYVHAVPMSRQEVDESGNIWFLFSSESDTHSHLEANDQVSLLYADVSNYSFLSINGHAEVSRDQSRIDKYWNKMVEGWFEKGKEDPRIRVLRVAPSEAHYWDNKSNKLVTFFKVAASAVTGAKKDIGRQGDLSI, encoded by the coding sequence ATGAGTACAGAAAATCTTCACAACCAAGAAGCTATAGATAAACTAAAAGAATTGGTCGATAAAATTGATATCGGTATGTTAGGTAGTTATCCTTCGGGAAGTAGTTATGTACATGCAGTGCCGATGAGCCGCCAAGAAGTCGATGAGTCTGGAAACATTTGGTTTCTATTTTCTTCTGAAAGTGACACACATTCACATCTCGAAGCAAATGATCAGGTCAGTCTTTTATATGCTGATGTCAGCAACTATAGCTTTCTAAGTATCAACGGACATGCAGAAGTGTCAAGAGATCAAAGCCGAATCGATAAGTATTGGAATAAAATGGTCGAGGGATGGTTTGAGAAAGGAAAAGAAGATCCGCGCATACGCGTATTACGTGTAGCACCCAGTGAAGCGCACTATTGGGATAACAAGTCTAATAAACTCGTTACCTTTTTTAAAGTAGCAGCGAGCGCAGTGACTGGCGCTAAGAAAGACATAGGACGCCAGGGAGATCTAAGTATCTAG
- a CDS encoding RagB/SusD family nutrient uptake outer membrane protein: MKTSYIIPLFLAVVLTTFATSCNDFLDRMPVAQRSPDNIFTSEESANAAVSGMYRSMMNSFSYGQAILMIPEFSANHLAHVSSFPEFENFATHGILDAGGTTPQPLPPSNIWLANMWQATYATINAANGIIALVPQMDAAVISDERKSQYEGEARFIRALHYFFLARAFGNVPLEIEPTSEETDVYVAQANTEEIYELIIADLNRAVELLPLSAGSGLAEKGRASRWAAKGLLAKVQLYHASLFSNDFTEAARLAEDVINNGPFSLVDNFINIWQSENTTESIFELQFEEQATNPWANEMGDNDGNRTFARGNIVSNLYDSLDLRRAATVWLGTRTGLTDRWYIAKYPNLVPATQNFTIIRLAEIYLIHAEARARIDNAVSTASYASLSAVQTRAGVSEPIGTYTSLAAYIIAIQEEKEKELMFEGETWFDYCRTGLALTKYSTLTDERYFIYPIPAAQFQVDRTLVQNPGYNPA; encoded by the coding sequence ATGAAAACCAGCTATATCATACCCTTATTTTTAGCCGTTGTATTGACGACTTTTGCGACATCCTGCAACGATTTTCTGGATAGAATGCCTGTAGCACAACGTTCTCCGGATAATATTTTTACCTCTGAGGAGAGTGCCAATGCGGCGGTTAGCGGCATGTACCGCTCGATGATGAACAGCTTTTCCTATGGGCAAGCGATATTAATGATTCCAGAGTTTTCGGCCAATCACCTGGCGCATGTCAGCAGTTTTCCAGAATTTGAAAATTTTGCCACACACGGAATTCTGGATGCCGGTGGTACCACACCTCAGCCCTTGCCGCCTTCCAATATCTGGCTGGCAAACATGTGGCAAGCTACCTATGCGACCATCAATGCTGCCAATGGAATTATTGCATTAGTTCCGCAGATGGATGCCGCAGTAATCAGTGATGAAAGAAAAAGTCAGTACGAAGGAGAGGCAAGATTTATCAGAGCATTGCATTACTTCTTTTTGGCGAGGGCATTTGGGAACGTCCCTTTAGAGATAGAACCTACCAGTGAAGAAACGGATGTATACGTTGCCCAAGCAAATACAGAAGAAATTTATGAACTAATTATAGCCGATCTCAATCGGGCAGTGGAGCTCTTGCCTTTGTCGGCAGGTTCAGGTCTGGCAGAAAAAGGAAGAGCTTCGCGCTGGGCAGCAAAAGGATTACTGGCTAAAGTTCAGCTGTATCATGCCAGCCTTTTTAGTAATGATTTCACGGAGGCCGCTCGATTAGCGGAGGATGTCATTAATAATGGGCCTTTTAGTCTGGTGGATAATTTTATCAATATCTGGCAATCAGAAAATACGACAGAATCTATTTTCGAACTACAGTTTGAAGAACAAGCTACCAACCCCTGGGCCAATGAGATGGGAGATAACGATGGCAACCGCACCTTTGCGCGTGGAAATATTGTATCTAACTTATATGATTCTTTGGATCTACGTAGGGCGGCAACCGTTTGGCTGGGCACTCGGACAGGCTTGACCGATCGCTGGTACATTGCTAAGTACCCTAACCTCGTGCCAGCAACTCAAAACTTTACCATTATCCGCCTGGCAGAGATATACCTGATTCATGCGGAAGCGCGTGCTCGTATCGATAACGCCGTTAGTACAGCGTCTTACGCCTCACTATCGGCCGTGCAAACACGAGCTGGTGTATCCGAGCCAATAGGCACATATACCAGTCTTGCCGCTTACATTATCGCGATTCAGGAAGAGAAAGAAAAGGAGCTGATGTTTGAAGGAGAGACCTGGTTTGACTATTGTAGGACAGGTTTAGCACTCACAAAATATAGTACACTAACAGATGAACGCTATTTTATCTATCCTATTCCAGCGGCACAATTTCAGGTAGATCGTACCTTGGTGCAAAATCCAGGTTACAATCCCGCATAA
- a CDS encoding HAMP domain-containing sensor histidine kinase, producing MDKMTFSRLWRALSHLGVDPQMTYMEIKRVHMVNLIAISCVPAMFFFSIVNFFEGRYFLSLINMANSLFCLSVLFLQHYKRQELAKIILLGVSFFFFYFGALFYGNAGENFLLCIMIVCMLLYDSRVVQWSVGILVIAGIVSIKLFPKEVLFTNHVPQSRVLINTISSLVFIVIAVHFFKNIIYNNMMLIEEQRQKLQLLNHDKERIFSIVAHDIRSPLSTLDGMVHLLHKQVIDGAVSEEYILQLQRQIAKQKEVLDDILSWSSRSMLGVPKPSVTTRVADVIETLVLVFKSACDMKGIELLVEIDKVFHVYVDRDHLIIILRNLLSNAVKFSHTNSVIKISVSHDLGYGFIHVTDSGIGMHKDQAEYLFHTIQQRSVGTDNEPGAGLGLLLCSELIKHNNGIVHVDSVLGSGSRFTVGFPILLDG from the coding sequence ATGGATAAGATGACGTTTTCTCGCCTTTGGCGAGCTCTTTCTCATCTGGGGGTCGATCCTCAAATGACTTATATGGAGATTAAGCGTGTGCATATGGTAAACCTGATTGCCATTAGCTGCGTACCTGCTATGTTTTTTTTCTCCATCGTCAATTTTTTCGAAGGCCGTTATTTCTTGTCATTGATCAACATGGCCAACTCCCTTTTTTGTCTTTCTGTTTTATTTCTTCAACACTATAAACGGCAGGAGTTGGCTAAAATCATCTTGTTGGGGGTGAGCTTTTTTTTCTTCTACTTTGGAGCGCTATTCTATGGTAATGCCGGTGAGAATTTCCTGCTCTGCATCATGATTGTTTGCATGCTGTTGTACGATAGTCGCGTTGTACAATGGTCTGTCGGTATTTTAGTGATAGCAGGCATCGTTTCTATCAAACTATTTCCAAAAGAAGTGTTGTTCACCAACCATGTGCCCCAAAGTCGGGTATTAATCAACACGATTAGTTCTCTCGTTTTCATTGTTATAGCGGTGCACTTCTTCAAAAATATTATCTACAATAACATGATGCTGATAGAAGAGCAGCGGCAAAAACTACAATTGCTCAATCATGATAAGGAACGTATTTTTTCCATTGTAGCACATGATATTCGGAGTCCGCTGTCTACGTTGGATGGGATGGTGCATTTGCTGCATAAACAAGTGATCGACGGCGCCGTATCCGAAGAATACATTCTACAGCTACAACGACAAATTGCGAAGCAGAAAGAAGTGTTGGATGATATCTTGAGCTGGAGTAGTCGCAGCATGCTCGGAGTGCCTAAACCTAGCGTGACTACTCGTGTTGCAGATGTTATAGAAACACTAGTGCTTGTTTTTAAATCAGCTTGTGATATGAAAGGAATTGAGCTTTTGGTGGAGATCGATAAAGTTTTTCATGTATATGTGGATCGAGATCACCTCATAATCATTCTACGAAATCTACTAAGCAATGCTGTTAAATTTAGTCATACAAATAGTGTCATAAAAATTTCGGTTTCCCACGATTTGGGGTACGGATTTATTCATGTTACGGATAGCGGTATAGGAATGCATAAAGATCAGGCAGAATATTTGTTCCATACCATTCAGCAGCGTTCTGTAGGGACCGATAATGAGCCTGGTGCTGGGCTTGGTTTGCTACTTTGCAGTGAATTGATCAAACATAATAACGGCATCGTGCACGTGGATAGCGTGCTTGGCAGCGGTAGTCGGTTTACAGTTGGTTTTCCTATTTTGCTGGATGGATAA
- a CDS encoding diacylglycerol kinase family protein produces the protein MKRRIRSFQYAWQGIRSVFARETNAQIHVLATVLVLIAGYVLNIANWEWAVIILCIGLVISMECINSAIEYLANFVSPERNEQIKQVKDVAAAAVLISALAAAAVGILVFAPKIWAFL, from the coding sequence ATGAAACGGCGAATCCGAAGTTTTCAATATGCATGGCAAGGAATACGCTCTGTATTCGCGAGAGAAACCAATGCGCAGATACATGTGCTGGCTACTGTTTTGGTATTAATAGCAGGTTATGTACTGAATATTGCTAATTGGGAATGGGCGGTGATCATATTATGCATCGGGCTGGTCATTAGTATGGAGTGCATTAATTCCGCGATCGAGTATCTGGCTAACTTCGTTTCTCCAGAAAGAAACGAACAGATAAAACAGGTAAAAGATGTAGCAGCTGCCGCTGTGCTGATTAGTGCACTGGCCGCAGCTGCTGTAGGCATCTTAGTCTTTGCTCCCAAGATTTGGGCATTCTTATAA
- a CDS encoding aromatic amino acid hydroxylase, with the protein METYNNPVLDALPTHLRQFVVPQCYSRYSSIDQAVWRYVMRQNYAYLKDVAYYPYIPGLRKAGLSIERIPDLQAMNDSLSQIGWGAVTVDGFIPPSAFMEFQAHRVLVIAADIRQLEHIEYTPAPDIIHESSGHAPIIGEPEYADYLQYFGEIGSKAMFSAQDFQLYEAIRQLSILKERTDVTSDELATAEKSLADIQQNMGEPSEMTLLSRLHWWTVEYGLIGTVENPKIYGAGLLSSIGESASCMQPSIPKLDYTIEALQYTYDITTAQPQLFVTPDFAHLRAVLDDFADTMAFRIGGKHGVDKAIASGNTCTIVYSSGLQISGTFQKSGRADMLSYIRTEGPTALAYDDQQLSGHDKLTHPNGFGSPVGAVVGLETELEDCSAKDLAERGWISGNSVVLHLESGITVRGQLVDQVFKESKLCLLSFSDCTVEDTISGELYFEPTWGRYDMAVGQKIISVFSGAADKTAFESKVAMSAHKTIVAAESTERHQKIQLYEKIRIMREKGDWIDLEHFYNGNDQELSKNWLALIELLELAVDDCQKEAATTIERELNVLSKANPSWKKLISDGIRLAKNKEMEILL; encoded by the coding sequence ATGGAGACGTATAATAACCCGGTGTTGGACGCATTACCAACACATCTAAGACAGTTTGTCGTGCCACAATGCTACTCGCGCTATTCTTCTATAGATCAGGCAGTGTGGCGGTACGTTATGCGACAGAACTATGCGTATCTGAAAGATGTAGCCTATTACCCTTATATTCCTGGTTTGCGCAAAGCGGGATTATCAATAGAGCGTATTCCCGATTTGCAAGCAATGAATGATAGCCTGTCGCAGATAGGCTGGGGAGCCGTCACCGTGGATGGGTTTATTCCGCCATCGGCCTTTATGGAATTTCAAGCACATCGCGTTTTGGTGATTGCAGCGGATATACGGCAGCTTGAACACATAGAATATACGCCAGCTCCAGATATTATCCATGAGTCTTCTGGCCATGCGCCAATTATCGGCGAACCAGAATATGCCGATTACTTACAATACTTTGGAGAGATTGGTAGCAAGGCCATGTTTTCAGCACAGGATTTCCAGCTATATGAAGCGATTAGGCAATTGTCCATTTTAAAGGAACGTACAGATGTTACTTCCGACGAACTGGCAACAGCAGAAAAATCCTTGGCGGATATTCAGCAAAATATGGGCGAACCATCGGAGATGACGTTGCTGAGCAGGTTACATTGGTGGACGGTAGAATATGGATTGATAGGAACGGTAGAAAATCCCAAAATTTATGGGGCAGGGCTGTTATCTTCTATTGGTGAGAGTGCCAGTTGCATGCAACCCAGCATACCTAAGCTCGATTATACCATTGAAGCCTTGCAGTACACATACGATATTACCACGGCACAACCACAATTATTTGTAACGCCAGATTTCGCACATCTGCGTGCAGTTTTAGATGACTTTGCGGATACGATGGCTTTTAGAATCGGCGGGAAACACGGTGTTGATAAGGCAATTGCCAGTGGGAATACCTGTACGATCGTGTACAGCTCAGGATTGCAGATTTCTGGTACATTTCAGAAATCTGGGCGAGCAGATATGCTATCATATATCCGTACGGAAGGCCCAACTGCATTGGCATATGACGATCAACAGTTATCAGGGCATGATAAGTTGACACATCCGAATGGTTTTGGTAGTCCGGTTGGTGCTGTCGTAGGATTGGAAACTGAGTTGGAAGATTGTAGTGCAAAGGATTTGGCAGAGCGCGGATGGATATCAGGGAACTCTGTTGTGCTACATTTAGAATCGGGCATAACCGTTCGCGGCCAATTAGTTGATCAAGTTTTTAAAGAATCAAAGTTATGTTTGCTGAGCTTCAGCGATTGTACTGTAGAGGATACAATTAGCGGAGAACTCTATTTTGAACCCACATGGGGAAGATACGATATGGCAGTGGGGCAGAAAATCATTTCTGTATTTTCTGGTGCAGCCGATAAGACTGCTTTTGAATCTAAGGTAGCTATGTCTGCACATAAGACGATCGTCGCTGCGGAGAGTACGGAAAGGCATCAGAAAATACAACTTTACGAGAAGATCCGTATAATGCGCGAAAAGGGTGATTGGATAGATCTTGAGCATTTTTATAACGGAAATGATCAGGAGTTGTCTAAAAATTGGTTGGCATTAATCGAATTATTGGAGCTAGCGGTAGACGACTGCCAAAAAGAGGCCGCAACTACCATAGAGCGTGAGCTAAACGTATTGTCAAAGGCAAATCCATCTTGGAAAAAACTCATTTCGGATGGCATTCGCTTAGCAAAAAATAAGGAAATGGAGATCTTGTTGTAG